Within the bacterium genome, the region TCATTTTTCCACGCTTTTTTGCTGCCGGTATTCCTTGATCAGCCGATCGATCTCTTTTTCGGCCACGCCGCCCGCCGCCCGCACCTCGGCGCGAATCTCATCAATGAGTCGGGCTAACCGGCGGCGATCTTTTCGAATGGGCTGCAAAAAGAGAAGCCTCAAGGCATCCGAGATGACGGCGTTTTGATCGCCATCATAATGTTCCTGTGCCAGCAACGATAAGCGCGTTGCGAGCTGATCGTCAAGTTTCAAAACGAGCTCCGCCATAATGAACCTCATTTAAGTTGTTCTGAACAGCGCTGCAACAGGCTACTATAGCTGCAAATATATGCGATTTTTTCATTAACTTCAACACATTCCTTTTTGCTCAAGCCCAAACAACGGCTGCCATGTTTAAAACTCTCCAACTCCAATTCGACGCGCATCAAGATCATCAACTCGAAGCGGTGGAAAGCGTCGTCCGCTTGTTCGAAGGCCTGCCGAAACGCGCGCCGGAATTCAGTCTCGGCGGCGAGATTGTGGCCAACTTGCCGCTGCATGAAACGCTGCGCGAGTCATGGCTGCGCGAGAATCTCGCTGCGGTTCAACAAAAAAACGGCATCGAAAACCCGTTCGCCGAGTTGCAAGTCGACGAAGGGATGGTCATCGACTGCGCGGGCAACGAAACCTGGCGCTATCCGAGCTTCACCGTTGAAATGGAAACCGGCACGGGCAAGACCTACGTGTATTTGCGCACGATTCACGAATTGCGGCAACGTTACGGCTTCAGCAAGTTCGTCATCGTCGTGCCCAGCGTCGCGATTTACGAGGGCGTGGTCAAGAGTTTTGAAATTACGCGCAGTCACTTTCGCAGTCTGTACGGAAATGAAACCGTTCACCTGCTCAAATACGACGGCAGCAAATTGAGCCAATTGCGCTCATTTGCGAGCGACACGTTCACGGAAATCATGGTGATCACGCTGGACGCATTCAACAAGGCGTCGAATGTCATTTACAAATATTCCGAGAAACTTCCAGGCGAGCGCAAGCCGTACCAGTTCATCCAAGAGACACGGCCAATTCTGATTCTCGATGAGCCGCAAAACATGGAGAGCGACACGGCAAAAACGGCGCTGCGCTCGTTGCATCCTTTGATTGCGATGCGTTACAGCGCCACGCCGCGTACCGATCCAAACCTGGTTTACCGGCTGACGCCTTTTGAAGCGTTTCGCCGCAATCTGGTCAAGAAAATCGAAGTCAGCGGCGTGGTAAAAAAAGATGATTTGAATCAGCCGTTCTTGGCGCTCACCAAAATTTCGCGCAACGGGCGCATTACGGCAAGAGTCAGAACATATGCCGATGAAAAGGGACAGACGCGTGAAGCAGAACTTGTTTTGCGACAGTACGATGATTTGTACAAGATCACCCGCCGGGACGAGTTTAAAGATCGCTACTGTGTCGTGGAGATCAATGCCGCTGAAGAGTTTCTTCTGTTTGAGAACGGCATTACGCTCAGACTGAAC harbors:
- a CDS encoding DEAD/DEAH box helicase family protein produces the protein MFKTLQLQFDAHQDHQLEAVESVVRLFEGLPKRAPEFSLGGEIVANLPLHETLRESWLRENLAAVQQKNGIENPFAELQVDEGMVIDCAGNETWRYPSFTVEMETGTGKTYVYLRTIHELRQRYGFSKFVIVVPSVAIYEGVVKSFEITRSHFRSLYGNETVHLLKYDGSKLSQLRSFASDTFTEIMVITLDAFNKASNVIYKYSEKLPGERKPYQFIQETRPILILDEPQNMESDTAKTALRSLHPLIAMRYSATPRTDPNLVYRLTPFEAFRRNLVKKIEVSGVVKKDDLNQPFLALTKISRNGRITARVRTYADEKGQTREAELVLRQYDDLYKITRRDEFKDRYCVVEINAAEEFLLFENGITLRLNDTLGPSRPEIFRLQIEETIRTHMERQEELRDRDVKVLSLFFIDRVANYTDENGIIKQLFDRAFDKLKKQYPYFKNYRPEQVREAYFAKK